The DNA window ATCTCATGCATCTCATGGAACACTATGCAGTCATTTGCCTCTTTATGAGGTATACTGTTATCAGGCAACTAGCTTTGGCATCATCCTCATTCACATTTTGATGATATATGATATTGTGAAGGTGCATCATTCTCACCAGCCACTAAGAATATGCACTATGAgtatgactgactgactgactgactgactgaatgaatgaatgaatgaatgaatgaatgaatgaatgacctGAAGAGAATTTGTTTTGCACTATGCAGTTCTGTGCTCCGGGCAGGAACAAACCACAACAATGAAAGACAACAttcacagcacaacactgctGACTTAAGGCTCGGGGGTGgtgtttgcaaggttttgcaTATCTTTTAGGAAGTAAACCTGCTAAGTAAAACCTGCAGTTTTATTACACCTTTAGTGAggtttaggggtgtgtgtgtgtaacggtagCCAGCTGGCacatagctgtgcagtatgtacGTTGTGTAAACCTCCCTCCCGATACAGGCCACAGCACctatgtaacctgcgttgtgtttaaatgtaaatCAGGTTTCAAaggccatgtatacttgcggatatttggtctctgcatttatcccatctgtgaattagtgaacacacacagcacacagtgaacacacagtgaggtgaagcacacactaacccagagcagtgaactgCCTTCCTACAGCGGGCAGCAGGGAGAGGTTAGATGCCTcaggggcacttcagccgtggatgtgggcatgggagagcagtgctcaaccacccCCCCGCCACATTCttctggtcggggattgaaccggcaacccttaggttacaagcccgaagccctaaccagtaggctcTAAAGTTGCTCAAAAATGTAGTTGAGAGTACCTACGCCTTCTGGTATCTAAGGCAAATCCCTGATATATAATGAACTGATTTTTGTCAAGTCAATAAACTAGCTTCACATAGATATTGAGTTAGTTAGAGTTAGAGTATGTaactaaagcacattgaatgacctctgtgtatgaaatgtgctatataaataaacttgacttgacttgacttgactagttTGAGCTTTGGCTTGACTTTCATCTTTGCACCTTGCCCTTAAAATTAGCATCCGCCATGTTGGCTGTGTGCAGCTACCTGAACAGTGTTGTCCCATCCTCCCGATATGaactcccgctctctctcaggGTGAAAGGCCAGAGCGAACACCCTCAGTCTGTGGCCGTCCATCAGTGTCCTGGTGGAGCTGacagaggagacgaggaggcTTGAGCTCTTCCACTCTCGTATAGTGCAAACACTTAGCTATTAGCTCAATATATGGAGGCCTCGCATATGCAAGCACTTATCTTTTGGCCCAATATATATATGGAGGCTTCGTATAGTGCAAACACTTAACTTTTAGCTCAATATATGGATCATGGTATGCATATTTATGAACTGGTGTTGCTATATTTGGTAAGAATCACTATCAGCAGACAATTGCTCACAGACGGCTCGCATCTCATTCTTACAACTGAACAGTTCACTGCAGTCTACTGCAGTCAACTGCGCTCAACTTGGGTGTGATGCAATCTTGAATTCCATGTTACGCCTTATGAGGCATATGAAGTGCGCCGTATCACTAGCGCCGTATCACATCTTAAGTGTTGCATgctgggaaatgtagtcgctGTAGTCCCTACCTGGCTTTGTAGACCTGCAGCGTCTGGTGTGTGGCGAGGTCGTAGAGGTGGATGGTGGCGTCGGAGCCCCCGGAGGCGGCCTGCTCGTTGGAGCAGGAGACGGACATGCAGAGGGTCTGCCTCTGGGCGGGGCCCTCGCCCTTACCGCCCTCCACCGCCTCCTTCACACTCCACATGCACTCCTCCCCCCACACGTACCAGCAGCGCACGTGCCCACTCGCGTCTGCAGGGGTGACCAGCGTCCAGGagcaagggaggagagagagagagagagagagggagggagggagagagagagagagagagggggagagagagagagagggagagagaggggggaaggagagagaaaatcatACTATTTGATTCCGTTTTGATGTTTTCTGTGTATTCTGTATTTGCTTCGGCAACACTGTTTCTATTTCAACGATGGTGCCAATAAAAAGTttactgaattgaattgagagagagagagagagagacggagagggagagagacagacagagacagagagggagagagagtataaaGTAGTAGAGAAGTCCAAGATGCAtaagagaggggaaaggaacATGTGATGAACAGAACCATGAAGAACATGAGAGAATAAGAATaagagagtgatgagagagcgagagagaaagagatcatgAATATAACTTCATATGAACATCTTGAAGATAGGGAGCAAGTGGATATACAGCTTGTTGTTCTCACAGGTAGCCAGCAGAAGGGAGTGTGACTGTCCACTCCGACAAAACTTGATGGATGTCACTGGCATCGAGGCAAAGTAACAGCTGCTGTCTCTGATCCTCTTCACAAAGTCTCCATTCTCCGGGTTGTACAGCTGCATCAGGGACATAGGGAGAGGGAAGTGACAAGAAATGAGAAGACGGGAAGCAAAAGATTTGACTCATGTCCAAAACAAAAGTTTGACTCATTTCCATGGCATCGTTACCTTAGATGTAAAATGCATGATTCAAAAATATTGAATCAAATGCACAGCATCAATTTAACAGGAGGAAAGACAGAGTTGataatggatagagagagagaaagagagagagagagagatactaccAAACCTTTATAGTGCCGTCATTCAGCCCAATAGCCAGCAGGGTTCCCTCAGGGTTGAACTGGCATGACATCACTTCACAGGAACTCTCTCTGTGAAAAAGACGCAGCATCATCACTGACTGATAataattatggttatggttatgatacTTAGCAGATGCTTCTGTAATGCGTTATGCACACTGGCTGACTTGTCATGCACAAAGCTTACAGTACATGGTGAATATGGAGGTTTTCATCGGTTCTAGGTTGTGTTGGAATTCTTCTTGTCTCTTGCTGTGGCTGTTTTTGGGGTCCCTCGCCCTTGGCACTTTTCAACGCAGGTGAATGTGACGAAGGGACCTTATCTTTCTCTGGGTCTTGGTCAGAATCAGGTTGTTCATTTTCTGACTCCGTGTCGGTGCCCGAGTCGGTGTCCGAGTCGGTATCCGACGAACCCAAAGACTCCGGCTCTGATTGCCTCTGCTTTTCACGAGCATCCTCTGCTATCGAAACAGGTGCGACAACAACGCCGTCGGACATCTGAATGATATCAATATGTTATGATTAATATGCTTCATTAGCCTACTGACAGCATATTGTGGGGACTCTGCTACCGGTAAATGGACAAACGTCGTGCAAGGTGCGAAGTCGTAGCCTTTCTCAAGTTCCCAAAGTTAACCTTTGAATACTAGCTAACCGTAATGCTAGCTGATGTTAACTTTACTTGCTTAGCTTTTAATTGACACCATTGACTCATTCTACATAAATAAAGATGTATATATACATTCACATTTGTTGTCCTGCTAGTGTATGTACATGACGGAGCACAGGTCTTCGACAGTGACCAGGAAGAGCTCACCTCAGAAAGAAATATGCCGATGGAGGGTGAAGTTTTGTCCTCTTCAGATAACTCGAGTCCTAACACCACACACGTTGCTAGGCAACATACTCTTTTCAGAGTTGTAGCAAAGATCCTCTCTAGACCTAGTTCTAGAACTAATAGAAAGAACCCTAGAGCTAGAACCTAGAACTTAGAAATTCTAGCGTACGGTGGTTCTGGGATTTCATttggccagagagggttaaagcggagcacgTTTTGGCACTTTGATCTTTGATTTGGCActtgcttttatccaaagcgatgTACAAAGAACACagttaaatataaaaataagtCTGTCTCGTTTGCCATGTCCTAGATTTAA is part of the Sardina pilchardus chromosome 22, fSarPil1.1, whole genome shotgun sequence genome and encodes:
- the LOC134070719 gene encoding WD repeat-containing protein 38-like, producing MSDGVVVAPVSIAEDAREKQRQSEPESLGSSDTDSDTDSGTDTESENEQPDSDQDPEKDKVPSSHSPALKSAKGEGPQKQPQQETRRIPTQPRTDENLHIHHVLESSCEVMSCQFNPEGTLLAIGLNDGTIKLYNPENGDFVKRIRDSSCYFASMPVTSIKFCRSGQSHSLLLATYASGHVRCWYVWGEECMWSVKEAVEGGKGEGPAQRQTLCMSVSCSNEQAASGGSDATIHLYDLATHQTLQVYKASSTRTLMDGHRLRVFALAFHPEREREFISGGWDNTVQFWDTRQPHAVRMLSGPHICGDALQIDPVTHQILTGSWRTDKTLEIWEYGSAEKVSEVLPDPYGNSKIYSCHWLGRDRMVAAGSQLNMLKVINRHTLMTESRFMGLLSAVFSSAVCPAGKWAGLIAATSGNRVWLLDPEGQRVKKNKQID